One stretch of Chiloscyllium plagiosum isolate BGI_BamShark_2017 chromosome 17, ASM401019v2, whole genome shotgun sequence DNA includes these proteins:
- the LOC122558685 gene encoding chymotrypsinogen 2-like produces the protein MAFLWLVSCLALLGTAYGRSCGVPAITPVVTGYARIVNGENAVPGSWPWQVSMQDTTGWHFCGGSLINENWVVTAAHCGVTTANLAILGAYNKCSTKEDTQTMKIEKVITHPAWDPYNINNDVTLVKLAYPVKFTNRISSVCLASDGASFPGGKMCVTSGWGLTQSSASYTPCQLQQAALPLLTTADCQNFWGDKISDMMVCAGGAGATSCMGDSGGPLVCKDGGAWYLVGIVSWGSGYCSTQIPAVYARVTEFHSWIVQTIAAN, from the exons ATGGCTTTCCTCTGGCTTGTATCCTGCCTTGCCCTCCTTGGCACAGCTTATGGACGGA GCTGTGGGGTCCCAGCTATCACGCCTGTCGTTACTGGCTATGCACGGATTGTAAACGGTGAAAATGCTGTCCCAGGCTCTTGGCCCTGGCAGGTCTCCATGCAG GACACCACAGGCTGGCATTTCTGTGGAGGCTCCCTGATCAATGAAAACTGGGTTGTGACTGCAGCCCATTGTGGCGTGAC CACAGCTAACCTTGCGATCCTTGGAGCTTACAATAAATGTTCAACAAAAGAAGACACCCAGACTATGAAGATTGAAAAG GTCATTACCCATCCAGCCTGGGATCCATATAATATCAACAACGATGTGACACTGGTGAAGCTCGCATACCCTGTCAAATTTACCAACCGCATTTCCTCCGTGTGCCTCGCAAGTGATGGTGCCAGTTTCCCAGGGGGCAAGATGTGTGTCACTTCAGGCTGGGGCTTAACTCAATCATCTG CAAGCTACACTCCATGCCAACTGCAGCAGGCAGCTCTTCCTCTCCTTACCACTGCCGATTGTCAGAACTTCTGGGGCGACAAAATCTCAGACATGATGGTTTGTGCTGGTGGTGCTGGTGCGACCTCTTGCATG GGTGACTCAGGTGGACCTCTTGTCTGCAAAGATGGTGGAGCCTGGTATCTGGTGGGCATCGTTTCCTGGGGCAGTGGTTATTGCTCCACCCAAATCCCTGCTGTCTATGCCCGGGTGACTGAGTTCCACTCCTGGATTGTGCAGACAATTGCTGCCAATTAG
- the LOC122558472 gene encoding chymotrypsinogen A-like, whose protein sequence is MAFLWIFFCLAILGTAYGRSCGVPAITPVITGYSRIVNGENAVPGSWPWQVSLQQNTGFHFCGGSLINENWVVTAAHCSVSTRHLVIIGDYNKCTADQNSQAISVAKTITHPDWNPNTINYDITLVKLATPVKFNQFVSPVCLASANDNFAAGKLCVTTGWGLTNSNAFFTPCVLQQTSLPILSNIDCQRYWGNMVSDVMVCAGAAGASSCMGDSGGPLVCQEGGAWYLVGIVSWGSGNCSPNSPGVYARVSEFRNWVDQTLAMN, encoded by the exons ATGGCAttcctttggattttcttttgccTGGCCATCCTCGGCACAGCTTATGGACGGA GTTGTGGAGTCCCAGCCATCACTCCAGTCATCACGGGCTATTCAAGAATTGTGAATGGTGAAAATGCTGTTCCAGGATCTTGGCCATGGCAGGTCTCCCTGCAG CAAAACACTGGCTTTCATTTCTGTGGTGGCTCCTTGATTAACGAAAACTGGGTTGTCACTGCTGCCCATTGCAGTGTGAG CACAAGACACCTTGTCATTATTGGAGATTACAACAAATGCACAGCTGATCAAAATTCTCAGGCCATTTCAGTTGCTAAG ACCATTACTCACCCAGACTGGAATCCGAATACCATTAACTACGACATCACTCTTGTGAAACTCGCAACACCTGTCAAATTCAATCAGTTTGTGTCCCCTGTGTGTCTCGCTAGTGCAAATGATAATTTTGCTGCGGGCAAGCTGTGCGTCACTACAGGATGGGGGTTGACTAACTCAAATG CCTTCTTCACACCGTGCGTTCTGCAGCAGACATCTCTCCCCATCTTGAGCAACATTGACTGCCAGAGATACTGGGGCAACATGGTCTCTGATGTGATGGTCTGTGCCGGTGCTGCTGGTGCTTCCTCCTGCATG GGTGACTCAGGTGGACCGCTTGTCTGCCAGGAGGGAGGAGCCTGGTATCTAGTGGGTATCGTTTCCTGGGGCAGTGGCAATTGCTCCCCAAATAGTCCTGGAGTTTATGCCCGTGTATCTGAATTCCGCAACTGGGTCGATCAGACACTTGCTATGAATTAA